In a genomic window of Natranaerobius trueperi:
- a CDS encoding NAD(P)-dependent malic enzyme, which translates to MNFKEQALKAHKENSGKIEVNSKVSVKNNEDLALAYTPGVAEACKEINKDKENSWEYTSRNNLVAVVTDGSAVLGLGDIGPEASMPVMEGKAVLFKEFAGVDGFPICLETNDVDDIVKTVKLMAPTWGGINLEDISAPRCFEIERRLKEETDLPIFHDDQHGTAVVAAAGVLNALKTVNKKLEDIKVVVNGAGASGVAIAKLFLDLQVNDVIICDSRGVIYKDRQDGMNWVKEELVEITNKQNITGDLSDALQGSDVFLGVSKPETINKEMVSLMNEDPIVFAMANPIPEIYPDEAKLGGAKVVGTGRSDFPNQINNVLAFPGIFRGALDVQATDINEKMKIAAAYAIAEIINEKDLNSDYVIPDPFNKVVAKQVAKEVAKAAVESGINRKPIPETYK; encoded by the coding sequence TTGAACTTTAAAGAACAAGCACTAAAAGCTCACAAAGAAAATTCTGGTAAGATTGAGGTAAACAGTAAAGTTTCTGTAAAAAACAATGAAGACCTTGCACTTGCGTATACCCCTGGAGTTGCAGAAGCCTGTAAAGAAATAAATAAAGATAAAGAAAATTCATGGGAGTATACATCAAGAAATAATTTAGTAGCTGTAGTGACAGATGGGTCTGCTGTTTTGGGATTAGGTGACATAGGTCCTGAAGCATCTATGCCTGTAATGGAAGGAAAAGCAGTTTTATTTAAAGAATTTGCAGGAGTGGATGGATTTCCTATTTGTTTAGAAACAAATGATGTAGATGATATTGTAAAGACTGTTAAATTAATGGCACCTACATGGGGAGGCATTAATTTAGAAGATATTAGTGCTCCACGATGTTTTGAAATAGAAAGACGATTAAAAGAAGAGACTGATTTACCTATATTCCATGATGATCAACATGGAACTGCAGTTGTGGCTGCTGCTGGTGTTTTAAATGCATTAAAGACTGTTAATAAAAAGTTAGAAGATATAAAAGTAGTTGTTAATGGCGCAGGTGCTAGTGGAGTAGCAATAGCAAAATTATTCTTAGATTTACAAGTAAACGATGTAATTATATGTGATTCTAGAGGAGTAATTTATAAAGATAGACAAGATGGGATGAATTGGGTAAAAGAAGAGTTGGTTGAAATAACAAATAAACAAAATATAACTGGTGATTTATCTGATGCCCTTCAAGGAAGTGATGTTTTTTTAGGGGTTTCTAAACCAGAGACAATTAATAAAGAGATGGTTTCTTTAATGAACGAAGATCCGATAGTTTTTGCTATGGCAAATCCTATTCCTGAAATATATCCAGATGAAGCTAAGCTAGGAGGGGCTAAAGTTGTCGGTACCGGTAGAAGTGATTTTCCGAACCAAATAAATAATGTACTGGCTTTTCCTGGTATCTTTAGAGGAGCGTTAGATGTACAAGCAACAGATATTAATGAAAAAATGAAAATAGCAGCTGCTTATGCTATTGCTGAAATTATCAATGAAAAAGACCTAAATTCAGATTATGTTATACCAGATCCATTTAACAAAGTAGTGGCAAAACAAGTAGCAAAAGAAGTAGCGAAAGCGGCAGTTGAATCAGGAATTAATAGAAAACCTATACCTGAAACATATAAATAA
- a CDS encoding YfcC family protein: protein MKRVPHVYALLFLVIIFAALLTYVVPAGTYERFEDEETGRTLVDADSFEFVDSNPSGIMDVFEAVQLGLVESADIVFFIFVVGGAFGIIRGTGAIDAGLGLAVNKFQGREKLLFPALILIFSIGGGTFGLAEETIPFIPIAVLLCRQLGYDAMVGLAIVSVGARVGFAAGLMNPFTIGVAQGIAELPMFSGLLFRIVVYLLLLIASIWYVNRYAKKVKEDPTQSYVHDLEQQSLETMDSSNIPDFNKTHGAVLITVIIGFSTMIFGVFQHGWYINEISSIFLATGIIAGLVGSLGMNGVANKFVDGARELTLGALVVGVARGILVVMEDGQIIDTIIYSAGVTLETMPRVLAANGMFAFQWILNIFIPSGSGQAATTMPIMTPIADLADVSRQTAVLAYHYGDGFTNLITPTGGTLMASLAMANIPFERYFKWVLPLLGIWTVIGISAVTIATLIDFGPF from the coding sequence ATGAAAAGAGTACCACATGTATATGCTTTACTATTTTTAGTTATTATTTTTGCTGCATTATTAACTTATGTAGTACCTGCCGGAACATATGAGCGTTTTGAAGATGAAGAAACAGGACGTACCTTAGTAGACGCAGATTCTTTTGAATTTGTAGATTCTAATCCCTCCGGGATTATGGATGTATTTGAAGCAGTACAATTAGGCTTGGTTGAATCTGCAGATATTGTTTTCTTTATTTTCGTAGTTGGTGGAGCTTTTGGAATTATTAGAGGAACTGGGGCAATTGATGCTGGATTAGGTCTTGCTGTTAATAAGTTTCAAGGTAGAGAAAAACTTTTGTTCCCAGCATTAATTTTAATTTTCTCTATTGGTGGAGGTACTTTTGGATTAGCAGAAGAAACTATCCCATTTATTCCAATAGCAGTTTTACTATGTAGACAATTAGGTTATGATGCAATGGTTGGATTAGCTATCGTCTCAGTTGGTGCCCGTGTGGGCTTTGCAGCCGGGTTAATGAATCCATTTACTATTGGGGTTGCACAAGGAATTGCAGAACTTCCAATGTTTTCAGGATTGTTATTCAGAATAGTTGTGTACCTATTACTTTTAATAGCATCTATTTGGTATGTTAATAGATATGCTAAAAAGGTTAAAGAAGATCCAACACAAAGTTATGTTCATGATCTTGAACAACAAAGTTTAGAAACTATGGATAGTTCTAATATACCTGATTTTAATAAAACACATGGTGCTGTTCTTATTACTGTTATTATTGGTTTTTCCACGATGATCTTTGGTGTCTTTCAGCATGGATGGTATATTAATGAAATATCTTCAATCTTCTTAGCAACAGGAATAATAGCTGGTTTAGTAGGTTCACTTGGGATGAATGGTGTAGCCAACAAATTCGTAGATGGTGCTCGTGAATTAACTTTAGGAGCTTTAGTTGTTGGTGTAGCAAGAGGAATTTTAGTTGTAATGGAAGATGGCCAAATTATTGACACTATAATTTATTCTGCAGGAGTTACCCTAGAAACAATGCCCCGAGTATTAGCTGCTAATGGTATGTTTGCTTTTCAATGGATTTTGAATATCTTTATTCCTTCAGGAAGTGGCCAAGCAGCAACAACTATGCCTATAATGACACCTATTGCTGATCTAGCGGATGTATCTAGACAAACGGCTGTTTTAGCATACCATTATGGAGACGGATTCACCAATCTCATTACTCCAACTGGTGGAACCTTAATGGCCAGTTTAGCTATGGCTAACATTCCATTCGAACGTTATTTCAAGTGGGTATTACCTTTATTAGGTATTTGGACAGTGATTGGTATATCTGCAGTAACTATAGCTACATTAATTGACTTCGGCCCATTTTAA
- the cls gene encoding cardiolipin synthase produces the protein MNVITIILSAIPILNIIFVITLIFSERRNPTATWAWLLILITLPFLGFILYLFFGLTPKKRRIFNRKTAKDKKHKQNIIKEDLNCQREKISQTEQKNIIQLNSNNERILYSKNNDIELYHCGEEKFRNLFKQIRLANHHIHICYYIIRDDSLGKALVKSLAKKAREGVEVRVLYDSVGCRKLPDDFFDELKVSGGKIARFYPSFLDINYRNHRKIVVIDGKIGFVGGANVGLEYLGLSDKFGFWRDTHLKVVGEATKSLQERFLLDWNFATNENILYSPEYYPTIKKRGNTGMQIVTSGPDSSSEEIKAFFLKMIYSAEKSIYLQSPYFIPDESILEALQIAASSGVDIKIVIPDKPDHPFVFWANRSYLGLMLEYGAEGYVYKKGFLHSKLIIIDGQIASVGTANMDVRSFKLNFEINSFLYDNKIAGELQKQFLKDLDDSSMITEEDYNKRGISTKFKESVSRLLSPIL, from the coding sequence TTGAATGTAATAACAATAATTTTATCAGCTATACCTATCTTAAACATAATTTTTGTAATCACATTAATTTTTTCAGAAAGACGAAACCCTACTGCTACTTGGGCATGGTTACTTATCTTAATTACTCTTCCTTTTCTTGGCTTTATCTTATATTTATTTTTTGGATTGACACCAAAAAAAAGACGTATCTTTAACAGAAAAACAGCCAAAGATAAAAAACATAAACAAAATATAATTAAAGAAGATCTAAATTGTCAAAGAGAGAAAATTAGCCAAACAGAACAAAAAAATATAATTCAATTAAACTCAAATAATGAACGGATACTCTATTCAAAAAATAATGATATTGAACTTTACCACTGTGGAGAGGAAAAGTTTCGTAACTTATTTAAACAAATTCGTCTTGCTAACCACCATATTCATATATGCTATTACATAATTCGAGATGATAGTTTAGGTAAAGCTTTGGTCAAATCGTTAGCAAAAAAAGCTCGTGAAGGCGTAGAAGTGCGAGTATTATATGATAGTGTTGGATGTAGAAAGCTCCCTGATGATTTCTTTGATGAACTCAAAGTTTCAGGTGGTAAAATTGCAAGATTTTATCCCTCATTTCTAGATATCAACTATAGAAATCACCGAAAGATTGTAGTAATTGACGGTAAGATTGGTTTTGTCGGAGGTGCTAATGTAGGACTAGAATATTTAGGACTTTCTGATAAGTTTGGATTTTGGAGAGACACTCATCTAAAGGTTGTCGGAGAAGCTACTAAATCCTTACAAGAACGATTTCTTTTAGATTGGAACTTTGCTACTAATGAAAATATATTGTATTCTCCGGAATATTATCCAACTATTAAAAAACGTGGTAATACTGGAATGCAAATTGTAACCAGTGGTCCTGACTCTTCATCAGAAGAAATTAAAGCATTTTTTCTTAAAATGATTTATTCAGCAGAAAAATCAATCTATCTACAGAGCCCGTATTTCATACCAGATGAAAGCATTCTAGAAGCTTTACAAATAGCAGCAAGTTCTGGTGTGGATATAAAGATTGTTATACCCGATAAACCTGACCATCCTTTTGTGTTTTGGGCTAATAGATCATATCTTGGATTAATGCTTGAGTATGGCGCAGAGGGTTATGTTTATAAAAAAGGATTTTTGCATAGTAAGCTAATAATTATAGATGGACAAATAGCATCAGTTGGAACTGCAAATATGGATGTTCGAAGTTTTAAACTAAATTTCGAAATTAATTCTTTCTTATATGATAATAAAATAGCTGGTGAGTTACAAAAACAATTTTTAAAAGATCTAGACGACTCATCTATGATTACAGAAGAAGATTATAATAAACGTGGAATTTCAACTAAATTTAAGGAATCTGTCTCAAGATTATTATCACCAATACTTTAA
- a CDS encoding FmdB family zinc ribbon protein encodes MPNYYFRCRSCDNTFTKRVSYENKGQVTCPNCEGETKQIFTSVKLGNIGDIQSCCGGGCSGSKGCC; translated from the coding sequence ATGCCTAATTATTATTTTAGGTGTCGTAGTTGTGATAATACATTTACTAAAAGAGTTTCGTATGAAAATAAAGGTCAGGTAACTTGTCCTAACTGTGAGGGTGAGACTAAACAAATTTTTACATCAGTTAAATTAGGTAATATAGGGGATATTCAAAGTTGTTGTGGTGGGGGATGTAGTGGTTCTAAAGGATGTTGTTAA